A section of the Lepus europaeus isolate LE1 chromosome 19, mLepTim1.pri, whole genome shotgun sequence genome encodes:
- the TEX101 gene encoding testis-expressed protein 101, whose product MGAFRVRDSLCLLLLGASLTLAHNLNCQKSLTVRLGGDLSNTFNWTTEEVETCDNGAICQESILIITAGTRTVALGSKGCIFGESESVTFIQHSAPPGLVALSYSNYCDNLLCNNREAITHFGNLQLFSGSSVPSAFRCPTCLALGSCSSAPYLPCVNGTSRCYQGKLSITGGDMNESVEVKGCTDMKDCRLMGRITTVGPMLIKETCSLQSFPKPRVAENGSRLAAHFSFGVRATAAIAAAITCPFFLRRYFWSWVSRRFC is encoded by the exons TGGCCCACAATCTGAACTGCCAGAAGAGCTTGACCGTGAGACTGGGAGGGGATCTGAGCAACACGTTCAACTGGACCACCGAGGAGGTTGAGACTTGTGACAATGGGGCAATTTGCCAGGAAAGCATATTAATTATCACAGCAG GGACCAGGACAGTCGCTTTGGGCAGCAAAGGCTGCATCTTTGGAGAGTCAGAGTCAGTGACGTTCATCCAGCACTCGGCACCCCCTGGCCTGGTCGCACTCTCCTACAGTAACTACTGTGATAACTTGCTGTGCAACAACAGAGAGGCCATCACCCACTTCGGGAATCTGCAGCTATTCTCAG gTTCCTCTGTGCCATCAGCTTTCCGTTGCCCAACCTGTCTAGCCCTGGGGTCGTGTTCCAGTGCTCCTTATCTTCCCTGTGTCAATGGTACAAGCCGATGCTATCAAGGAAAACTCAGTATCACTGGAG GAGACATGAATGAGTCTGTGGAGGTCAAAGGCTGTACAGACATGAAAGACTGCAGgctgatgggaagaatcaccacaGTAGGACCCATGCTGATAAAGGAAACGTGTTCCCTTCAGTCGTTCCCTAAGCCCCGGGTTGCTGAAAACGGGAGCCGCCTGGCCGCCCATTTCAGCTTTGGGGTCAGGGCTACTGCTGCCATCGCCGCTGCAATCACTTGTCCCTTTTTCCTGAGGAGGTACTTCTGGTCCTGGGTCTCACGGCGCTTCTGCTGA